The genomic DNA CGCAGGCCGCCCGGCCCGAAGGCCACCACCACCTGCCGCCGCCGCCGCGCCAGCAGCCAGCGCAGCAGCGGCAGCAGCGGCACCAGCGCCAGCAGCAGCAGCAGGCGCGGGTGCTGCCACTCGTAGCCGGCCAGGGTGGCGTAGGAAAATAGATTCATTCAGGGTGAAATAGCAATTAAAGATTAAAACTGATAAATTAAAAATTGGAAGCTTATGCGAGGTTGATTGTCATGCATAAGCCCCCAAATTTTAATTTATCAGTTTTAATCTTTAATTCTCTCTTGAAGGTGCAAATTACGCTGCCTACTCAACTCTGGCTGCTGGCCCGGTACCTTTGCCCGAACTCATTACCCCGCCGTCGGCCGCATGATTCGTACCGTAATTTTTGACATGGATGGTGTTATTATCGACACCGAGCCCATTCACCACCAAGCCTTCGTCACGCATTTTGCCGAGCTCGGCATTCTGGTTTCCGATACCGAATATGCCTCATTTCTAGGCTCTTCCACGCGCAATGTCTTCCAGCGGCTCAAGCAGGAGCACGGCTTGCCGCAGGAAGTAGCCGCGCTGCTGCTGCGCAAGCGTGAGCTATTCAACCAGGCCTTTGACGAAGACGCCGGCCTCGACCTGCTGCCCGGCGCCCGCGCGCTCATCGAAGATTTGCAGCGCCACGGCGTGCAGCTGGTGGTGGCTTCGTCGGCCTCCAAGGCTACCATCAAGCGGGTATTCGACCGCTTCGGGCTGGGACCTTATTTTTCGCACATCGTTAGCGGCGAAGACTTTGCGCAATCCAAACCCAACCCGGCCATCTTCCTGCACGCCGCCGCGCTGGCCGAAACGCCCGTGACCGAGTGCATCGTCATCGAAGACTCGGCCAACGGCGTGGCCGCCGCCAAAGCAGCCGGCATCTACTGCGTGGGCTACGCCAGCCCGCATTCGGCCGGCCAGGACCTGCGCCTCGCTGACCGCGTAATCCAGCATTTCTCCGAGCTTTCGGCTGAGAAGGTTCAGGCGATTTCGGGGGGTAGGGACCTGACGCGCGGCTAATCGAAGCGCCCCAGCTCCGTGCTGGCAAACGTCCATTCCGGCGTGGCAAACTCGGCGGCCCCAGGCCCCGGCACGGCAAACCACGCGCCCAGCGCCGGCTGGTCCACGTTGCGCAGCAAATGAATGCTTTGGGCCGGCATGTAGCTCTGAGCCAGCAGTATATAGCGCTGGCCGGTGCGCGCATTGGTGGCCACGTCGGCTACCAGCACGGCGTGGCCGGGGCTGCCGCCATGCACCAGCACGTCGCCGGGCCGCACCTGGCCCAGCGGCACGG from Hymenobacter psoromatis includes the following:
- a CDS encoding ABC transporter ATP-binding protein translates to MIRTVIFDMDGVIIDTEPIHHQAFVTHFAELGILVSDTEYASFLGSSTRNVFQRLKQEHGLPQEVAALLLRKRELFNQAFDEDAGLDLLPGARALIEDLQRHGVQLVVASSASKATIKRVFDRFGLGPYFSHIVSGEDFAQSKPNPAIFLHAAALAETPVTECIVIEDSANGVAAAKAAGIYCVGYASPHSAGQDLRLADRVIQHFSELSAEKVQAISGGRDLTRG